The Cytobacillus firmus genome segment TATTTGTTCGTTATTTAACTTAAAATGTTGAAAAGCATCACTAAAAGAAACCTTTAGCTGACAAAAAATCTCTTCATCGGAAACCTTTTTATCATTCATAACCTCTCTCACGATCGCTGTGTAAGCTGGATATGTATCAAATAAAGTACCATCAAAATCCCAAAGTATATTCAACAGGCAAAGCTCCTTTCTATTTTCTTTTTATCCTCATATTTAGTTATTATACCTCCAGCCAATCTATTAAACTGCTTTTCCATTGTTATTAAATTACTTTGACAAACCTATACTACAATGCTAATTTTATAGCTATAAGACAAAAAACATAGCCCTGGAAAAATGGGTGAATTGTTAAAGGATGAATAAGAATGAACAAAGAAATAATTAAAGTAATCAGAAAGAGCTATAACATGACACAGCGTGATTTCGCAAGAGTTGTCAGCTGCAGCTTCTCTTTAATAGCTCTGGTTGAGGTGGGCAAGAGAAGAGTAACAGCTGATCTGGAAAACAAGATCAAAATTGCTTTTGACCTCGATGACCAGCAGATGCAGTCACTTGCTTCTCTTGTTTCGGAAATCAGCAAAGCCCCCCCTTTCATGTAAACAAAGGCGGCCGTTTTAAAACCTTCTATTTTAAAGATAATATCGACCACAAAGCAGCAGCCCGCCATTAAAATAGGCATTTGCCGTGTCTCTCCGCCCATTTATGCATAGATTATAAGGAGTTAGAGGATTTTTGCATAAAAGGAGAGTGCCCAATGTATCCATATGGCTATTATCAAGGTTATCTTCCTCAGCCAGCAGCCCACTTCACCCCTGAATATGAAATTCAGCAGTTCGAACAATATGATACTGACAGACAGCCACAGCAACTCGAAAGAAGGGTTACTGCTTTAGAAAGACAAAATCAGGATCAATCCAGAGAGATTACCCGCCTTAACAGGCAGCTGGTCAATTTGACTGACCAGGTCAGGATGCTTAATCAGACCGTTGACCGTCATACACGAAGGTTGAATCGGCTTAACCAAAGACTTAGAGCAGTTGAGAATAGACTTAACATTCCTTTTACTCCATTTGACGGGGAATTCTAAGGGAGAATTTTGTGCTTTTTGCCCTGGGATTTAGGATACCAAATTTGCCCCAATCTTATCGTGATTGGGGCATTGATTTTGATTAAATGGAAGGGTTTTTATGACGGCCAGGACCGGGGTTCGGACTCAAACTTCCTTAACAATCAGGTTTTTGTCTGAAGTTGTTCCAGGTTCAGACTCAAACTGGCTTAACAATCATGTTTCTGTCTGAAGTTGCTCCTGGTTCGGACTCAAACTAGCTTAACAATCATGTTTCTGTCTGAAGTTGTTCCAGGTTCAGACTCAAACTGGCTTAACAATCATGTTTCTGTCTGAAGTTGCTCCTGGTTCGGACTCAAACTTCCTTAACAATCAGGTTTTTGTCTGAAGTTTCTCCAGGTTCAACTGGCTTAACCACATGATTTCTGTCCGAAGTTGCCTCAGCTTGCTTAATCTTCACCATCCAAAGCTGCCTTTTGTCAGCTTAACCTGGCCAGGCGCTCGTAAACTTCTTTTAAGTTTGAGCACCCTGATTTATGAACTTCCTCGATTAGGCGACACCACAGGAGAGCTGTCAGTTTTGCATCTCCCAGAGCATGATGGCGACCCTTAACAGGGATGCCATAAAATTCACAAAGGTCTTCTAATTTTCTTAATGGTTTATTAGGGTCAGCTATTCTATAAAGGAAGGAAGTATCTAAAATCCTATGCTTAAATGGCGTGTGGAAAAGCTTCCAGCTGCTATACTGCATAAAGCTTTTCTCATGGTTCGCATGATGGGCCACCAGCGGCATTTCCTTAACAAACTCAAGGAAGCTAATCAATACCCCTGAGAGGGGCGGAGCTTTTTCTAAATCAGACTCATATAAACCTGTCAGCTCCTTTATTTCACTTGGAAGAGACTTATCAAAGTGAACAAGTGAATAAAAACAGTCTTCACTGACTTTACCGCTAATTGTTTTAACAGCACCAATCGAAATAATTTGATCCCCTTTATCAGGATAAAATCCAGTTGTCTCAATATCAAAGACAACCACATCTAAATTTCCTAAGGGGATAGCCTTTAAATCTGCATTCTCCAGCTCCCTCTGCATTTGTCTAATAAATGCTATATGCTGCGGATTCTGACCATTTATTCCACCTAACATGTTAGTCTGAAGTTTACCCTGAATACCTCTGACAAATTGGACAAAAGGATGGAACCTCATCAACCTGCACCCTTTTGAATGGTCCTTACCACAAACTGATGAAGTTTTTTGGCATCCTTTAAAATATCTCTCAGTTCATTTCGCTCTGATATTGATAAGGTTTTAAGCTGAATGTAGTGAGTATCATCATAGGTATCTGTTTGCCTGTATGACTGAAGCCTCCATTTTAACAAAGCAGCAAAATTATTTCGATATTTCCCCATTCCCTCATATTCATTTATTTTCATAACTTTATTGATTCGGGCAATAGTAGATGTGGCCTGAATTCCTTCTTTCACAGCAAGGATTCTAACAGCATTTACATAAGGTATAAATGCAGAGTATTTGAGATCCAGCTCCCCTTGATGGCTTCCCTTCTCCTCTGTCAGAAGCTGGCCAAATGGACCTACCGACTTTTTCATATGCATGGTGGTCTCCATCATTCTGGTCAGCAGATGTGGGCTTTTTTGAATGTTCACGGTAATAAAAGACTTCAATTCAGCTATATACTTTTCCTCGCCTGCCAGCACTCTGCTGTCATAAAAAATGTGGAGATTCCTTATCGTCTGCAGACTCTCCTCCTGTATCCATGCATGGATTTGTTCATTCCATTCAGAGAATGATTTGCACCATAGCGGATTAGAACTCATCACATTCCCTTCGCAATATGGATATCCAACTGCCTGCAGACCTTTTGAAATTTCCTCCCCCAGCTCTAAAAAATACACTTCCGCTTCATCAGCCCCCGGTTCAAACACCAATCCATGGTCCTGGTCACTCAGAAAGCCCTGCTCCCTTCTCCCCGAGCTGCCCATTGTGAACCATGCAAATTTCCATGAGGATGCTCTTTCAATTTTAATTCTCTCCAAAGCTATGCGAAAAACTTCTTTCATGATAGAATCGTGAAAATCATTCAGAGCGCTGGGATCTGAGCGGTATCTTAAAATCTGTTCATCTTTCCATTTTTTCAGGGATTGATAAGAATTAAATGATGATTCCATCCAAGCACTCCCTTTAATAAAGCTCAATTCTTGCTTACGAGCTTATCTTTTTGTTTTCATCAGCCATGAAGACTTCAGGATAACCATAGCTACCATGTTCACTTAAATCCAACCCCATAATTTCTTCTTCCTCTGTTACCCGAAGTCCTCTCAATACCTTCCCGGCAACTGCCAAAATAATGAAGGATACAGCAAAAGCATAAAGGCCGGAAGCTGCGACACCCATTAACTGAACTCCCAGCTGTTCGAAGCCTCCCCCATAGAACAACCCAGGTTTACCGACTGATGCTAACTCAGGTGTGGTAAAGAATCCAGTTGATAATGTTCCCCATACCCCGGCAGCACCATGAACAGATAGAGCAAAGATCGGATCATCGATTTTTCTCTTTTCAAAGAAACGCACACTGTAGAATACAAGGATTCCTGATACAAACCCTATGACAACAGCCGCCCATGTATCAACAAAAGCACAGGAAGCTGTAATGGCCACCAGACCTGCCAGAGCGCCATTAAGCATTGTCGGCACATCGGATTTTCCCATAACCACCCATGAAATAAACAGGGCGGCAACTGCACCTGCTCCGGCAGCAAGATTTGTATTAAGAGCGACAAATCCAAAGAAACCATCTTCTACAGTCAATGTGCTGCCGGCGTTAAACCCGAACCAGCCAACCCACAGGATCAGCACACCCAGGGCTGTATATACCTGGTTATGGCCATAGATATTGTTGGCCGAACCGTCTTGGTTAAACTTTCCAATTCGAGGCTTAAGCAAGATAGTAGCAGCCAAGGCTGCCATAGCACCTGTTAAGTGAACAACTGTTGAGCCAGCAAAGTCCTGTTTGCCGTGTTCAGCAAGCCAGCCGCCTCCCCAGACCCAATGTGCAATGACAGGATAAACAATAGCGCAAAATAATACGGTGAAAATGAGGTAAACGGATAGTTTTGCACGTTCAGCAAATCCGCCTAGTGCAATCGTAATGGAAATACCGGCAAATGCCAGCTGAAATACGAAGAATACAGAAGAAGATAAGCTCATCCCCTCAAGCTCTGCACCTGAGTAAAAAAAACTTGAAAGACCAACCAGAAAATTTGCATGGTCGCCAAATATGAAACCAAAGCCCAGGGCCCAGAACACCAATGATGATAAACCAAAGGTAAAAATCGTTTTACCTGCAATATGCCCTGCATTTTTCATCCTGGTCGAACCGGCTTCGAGCATAATGAAACCGCCTAGCATAAAAATGACTAAAATTGCTCCAAGCATCACCCAAAGACTATTCATTAAAAATGTGGCATCCAATTGTAATTCCTCCCTATAATTGTTGGTGTAAGAACTAACACATAACCCATGTTATATTTCCTTACATATTGTAGATTTAATCCTTATTTTACTCCATTTTTTATTTATGTCAATCAGTTTTTTGAAAATTTATAATTTTTATGTTATAAAACCTTACATATAATTAAATGGATTGGAATTATATAGCTGCATCTGCCGTTAATTAATCGGTTAAGTTAAAAACGAGCATTTATATGCTCAATTCATCGTCGGGAGTGATGTATCATGGCAAGAAACAAACTTTTGGTACCCGGTGCAGGAAATGTATTGGATCAAATGAAACAGGAAATTGCCAATGAGTTTGGAGTTCAGCTTGGTGCTGATACAACCGCACGAGCAAATGGTTCTGTCGGCGGGGAAATGACTAAGCGCCTTGTCGCAATGGCAGAGCAGCAGCTTAAAAACCAGCAAAATCAGTAAAGTGTTTGCTGGGGTACCGGCCCTGCCATAGGGCCGGCCTTTCTTTCATCTAACAGTACACTTACCAATGGAGGCAGACCTATGACCAACAAAAATGATAACCGCGAAAGAAAAAACAAATATCCTAATAATAAAAAGCAGGATGCAGAGTTCTCGAAAGAGGCAGATATCAGAAGCGAAATTACTAAAAGAGATCTGCAAAAATAAACTGTCACAAAACAAAAAGGCATGTCATCTGACTGCCTTTTTTGAGTATTGCTATTATCCATAATAATGATTACTGCTCTTTTCCCCGGCCTCCTGACCCTGCTGGAATATGAGGCAAATACTCCTGCCTCAAAAATGATTGCAAATAACGCTGTTCCAAAAGCAAGATGGAGAACAGCCCAGGATATTTCAATGTAACTTATAATTGTGAGGATACCGATTATGATTTGACCTAAAACCAGCTGGGAGGCAGCCATAAGCCGATTCTGCAATCCAGCCTCCCATCTGTTTTTGAATGAAAGATATGTAAGAAAAAATATGTAAAGGGCCAAAACTCCGGCCAAAAGCCTGTGTCCGGTCTGGATCATTTCCGAAAAAAATACTGGCATAAAGCCATTTGTACATTCAAGCCAGCTGCAGGCCAATCCGAAAGATTCATGCTTAATATAAGCACCTAGAAATAAAGTAACAAGCAGCAGTAACAAAACTGCTTTAAATTTGTTTTGCACACCCTTTTCTCTTCTTGTTTTAATCCAAGATGGCTGTTCATCAGCACGTCGCCAGATCCAGATTAGTGCAGCAAGGAAAACCATCGCTACCATCAGGTGGACAGACACAATTACAGCAGGCAAGTCCAGCCAAACCACAGCCGCCCCCAGTAAAATTTGAATTATTAACAGCAGCATCAATACCTTAGAAGCTATATCAAGTTCCCGCACCTGATTTGATTTTTGAATTCTAAAGTACAATACAGCTGTCATTATTCCAAGTACTGCACCAATAACTCTGTGAGTAAATTCAATTAATGTATCTCCTTCCAATACCGGGATCACCAGCCCATTGCATAAAGGCCATTCAGGTCCGCAACCCATACCTGATTCAGAAGATGCTACATAACCGCCAAACACAATTAAAATATAAGTAAGAATAATGGTCAAAAACGCCAGCCGTTTTACCTTCAAACTACACACTCCCTATATTGCAAAATTCTAAATTTTGCAATCAGTTTATCAAAACTCCGACAAACTTTCGGTGATTTGTATCACAATACAAAAATATAGGGAGCGAGCTGCAATTCACACAGTAAAACGCCAGAGTTGCCTCTGGCGCTGACTATCATTGTTATTTTTTTGAAAAAGTACGGCTATAAAGAGTTACATCCTCTATTTTACAGCGATTAGGCTCATAGCCAATTCCCGGGCCCTGAGGCACGAATATAAAACCGTTGTCCATAGTGACTTCAGGTTCGATGATATCTTCTTTCCAGTAATGGGAAGACGGGGCTGTATCACCTGGAAGTGTAAAATTGGATAGGGAAGTTATAGCTAAATTATGTGCACGTCCTATTCCTGCTTCAAGCATTCCGCCGCACCACATCGGAATATTATGATCTCTGCAAAGGTCGTGAATTTTTCTTGACTCTGTAAGCCCGCCAACCCGGCCAATTTTTAAGTTTATGATTCTGCAGCTTCCAAGCTCAATCGCCTTTCTGGCATCCTCAAAGGTATGTATACTTTCATCCAGGCAAATTGGTGTGTTCAAATGACTTTGAAGCTTAGCATGGTCGATAATATCATCATGATCCAAAGGCTGTTCAATCATCATTAGATTAAACTCCTCCATCCTTTGAAGATGATCAATATCATTAAGTGTGTAGGCGCAATTAGCATCAGCCATCAGCTTAATATCAGGAAATTGGGCACGGATGGCTTTTAAGATATGCACATCCCAGTCAGGCTTAATTTTCACTTTAATCCGCTGGTAACCCTCATTTACGTATCCTTCAATTTGTTTAAGCATCTTTATTTCCGACTCCTGAATGCCGACACTAACGCCCACTTCTATTTTTTCCTTTTCTCCGCCCAGAGCTTTTGAGAGCGATATCCCACTTTCCCTGGCATAAAGGTCCCAGACTGCACCCTCCAGCGCTGCTTTGGCATTAAAATTTCCCTTTATTGGTCTGAATGCTTCTGAAACATCATCAGGGTGCCGAATCTCTGATGCAAAAAGGATGGGTATTAAATGATCACTCATAATATGCCAATTTGTTTTAACTGTTTCTTCATTGTAAATCGGCTCCATAATGGAGACCGACTCCGCCCAGCCTGATTGTCCGCTTTTTGATTTTACTTCCACCAAAATAAAGTCCTTATCCACTTCTGTTCCGACACTTGTTGTAAACGGATTCAGCAGCTCCATTTTCACGTGCCTTAAAACGATGCTTTTAATTTCCATATTCCCATTCTCCCGGCATTATCTCTTTTCCAAAAGATATAAGTATTGACTTTCCGCAGCCTCGTCCTTTATAAGATCTGTTACAATCCAGCCTTTACTGAGATAATGAGCAAAAGCTTCTTTCGTGCTCTTTCTCCATTTCAAAGCCAATTCAAAATCCCGCTTTTTAATTTCCTGGAAATTCCCTGGGACCGGAATAAGAATTTTTTCATTTTCATAATCTAAATTTAAACTTCCAGGAACAGCCAAACCTCCAGCGACCCCTGTTTCTAATGCCCTTGGCAGAATTTCAGCAGACAATTGGCGCACAGGACCTTCATCTTGAATTCTCCACTCCACTAAAAATCGGTCAGATGGTATGCCTGCATTCATATGATCTGACATTTCACCATAAGCATTTTCTATATATTGAGTACATTCAGCCCCGAGCTTATGAAGATTGAGATTGGCATTAACTGTCTCAAGAGGGTCGTATGTCCAGGAAATGAGATCATAGCCTTTCTCAAGCGCTGTCTGTTTTTGAGCATATTTCAGCTTTTCACCAATCCCCGATGCCCGGTACTCCGGGTGAATCCCCAGGCTGTGGGAGCAGAGATACGCCTTTGTGCCGTCAAAACCGGGAAAACTATATTGAAAACCGACCAGTTCCTCTTCCAGGAACGCGCCTAACACAAACCCTCCATTTTTAACGGTTGCCACCGTATGATTAACCGGCACAGCTTCTTCCACACTCCATATTCTTGCTTCAAGTTCGTATACAGCTTCAAGATCCTTAACTGTGTGAAGGTTTTTAATGACCAGTGATGTTAATGCTTCTTGCTTCATAACCTTCCCCTTCCCTTCAAACCCTTAAAATTGCGATAAAAAATCCCTAAAATATAATATGAGCTACAGCAGCAACAATCGGCAGCGTAATCATCGTGCGCAGAAGAAAAATAAGAATTAAATCTTTTATGCTGACAGGGAGATTCGACCCTAAAAGCAGACCGCCCATTTCAGACATATAAACCAGCTGTGTTACAGAGACACAGGCTATGACAAATCTTGTCATTTCACTTTCAATGCCGCTCCCGATCACAGCCGGAAGGAACATATCAGCAAATCCAACCACCATTGTCTGGGCCGCTTCTGCCGCTTCCGGGATTTGCATGAGAGCCAGGATCGGTTCAAACGGCTTGCCAAGAATCGTAAAAGCAGGAGTGAATTCAGCAATTACCAGGGCAACCGTCCCAATGGCCATGACAATTGGCAAAACTCCCATCCACATGTCCAGAACGTTCTCAAAACCCTCTTTTACAACTGCTGCTGCACTATTATTGGTACGTGCCTTTTTTATTGCATTATTTAATCCCCATTTAACAGGTGTAGTATGTGAAGGAATAGAAGTTTCCTCCTTCATCACTGTCCCTTCATAAGCAGTATCAGCTTTTCTGGATAATGGCGGAATCCGCGGCATTACTACAGCTGCCACCAGACCAGCAAGGACAATTGTTAAATAGTAATGTATGAAATATTGCTCTAAATTTAAATACTGAATAATGACAATCGTAAACGTTATGGAAACAACCGAGAAGGTAGTTGCAACAACTGCCGCCTCCCGCTTTGTATAATATCCTTCTTCATATTGTTTTGTTGTCAGCAGGACTCCAATTGTCCCATCACCTACCCATGATGCCAGACAATCAAGCGAAGAACGTCCCGGCAGCTTAAAAACAGGCCTCATAACTTTAATCAATAATGCACCAAAAAATTCGAGCAGGCCAAAATTTAATAAAAGCGGCAGCAATAAACCTGCCAGAAGAAATGTAGTAAACAGGATCGGAATTAGATCATAGATTAATAGTGCGCCCGTGTTCTCTGAATATACTGGTTCCAGACCAATCTCAAATAAAGTAATAATAGCAAAAACTGTTCCAAGCAAACGGGCTGCTACCCAAAATTTACTCACATTTAGCAATTTGTTCAAATATGGGCTGTTTAAGATAAAGGCAGGTTTAAAAATTACTGCTATCAGTGAACCAATAACTGATAGAGCCATTATAGTAACAGTAATCGCAGGTATGGAAGCACCCAGCAACCCGTTAATTTGATTTGCTAAATATGCAACCGGGATCGTAATCCCATCTTCTCCTTGAATCGGCACCATAAATAGTAAAACCCCGATCAGAGAGGGAATTAAAAATTTTAAATAGTCCCCCGATGTATAGGATGCCGTTTCCTTCTCCTTAATGATTTTCTTTGAAAGACTGCTCATTCGATTTGCCCCCTTATAATTCGATCCTGACTCCCCGGCTGTTCAGTTTTATTCAATAAATAACTCCATATTTGAATAAAGAACTTCCAGGTCCTGCTGCCTTTTTGCAATATTTTCATGATTTCGTTCTTCGATACCTGCAACCAGCACCTCCAATAAACTAATAACCGAAGCAATGGAATGATGCCCACTATCCATGAGTTCGTTGGTAGTAAGTGTGACTGCAGCCAGCTGCCCGATCGGCGAAAGCTGCCTGTCTGTGATAGCAATAACCCCGGAGCCTTTCCTCTCTGCAAATAAAGCCAGCTTCAAGGTTTCTTTTCGATAGCGCGGAAAAGAAAAAATGACAACTGCGGACTGTTCTGTCAAATCACACACATCCTCAGGAAGAAAACCGTGAAGGCCTGAGATATAAACATTTACCCTCATTTGTTTAAGAGTGTAATAGAACCAGTATGCGGCCGCAAAAGAGCTGCCAAAACCCCCAATATAAACCCTGTCTGCCTGAATTAAGGCATCAATTGCTTTCCAAAGCTCTCTTTCATCAACCTGATCAAGCAATTGCCGAAGTATTTCCCTCTCTTGATCAATGACCCTCTTAAAAAGGTTCTCTTTCGCAGCATCCTCTTCAGAAGGATCTATGGTGTCATGTTGTTTCCCGGCAAGCCACTCTTTTCTGATTCGATCCTGCATTTCGGAATAACCGCTGAACCCAAGTGCATATGCAAGCCGGATGACCGTTGTCTCACTGACCCCTGCACTTCTCCCAACTTGAAATGCTGTTAAAAGCACCGCTTCATCGGCATGCTCCATAATAAATTCTGCTGCTTTCCTCTGTCCTGGCGAGAGGGTGGGAAAGCTATCTTTGATCATCTGGCTCATTGTTTTCTTATTCATGACGGCTCCTCATGAATAGTGAAGGAAAAACTTCTTATGCAAATTATAAAGCACTAAATACTTCATAAACAAGAAGATTTTCTACTATTCTAAATTATTTTTATTTATTTTTCTCTGGAAATCTATTTTTTCATGAAGGCAATCCTTCTTGAAGAGAATTTTAAAGGATGAAATACTTCTTTAGCAATAGAAAATTGCATTTTTAATAAAAAAAATTTATTTTTATGCAATAAAAATATGTATTAGCCATAATTTCAAATTATGTTATATTAAGTAAAAAGCCTGGAGGTTTAACATGATTGCCAGATGGCTCGGCATTAATTTTCTTACGATTCTTATCATTCTTCTATGGAGCTTCTACAAAGGCTATGATACAAATCTAATTCTTTTGGGAAAAGTTTTAGCGCAGGCAGCATTTATTTTATTTTTATTAAACTTGAATATGTACTTTGTGTTTTTGCTTATTCGTAAAAGTAAATTGCGGAAGGTTAAAATTACACTTGCAAAGATTTCAAAGAAAATGATGAAGTATCATGTTTCAATTGGTGTTACGGCTTCTTTTCTGGTTATTATACATGCCTCTTTAATGATTGCTGCCCACTTACAGGAATTATGGAGCATAAAAATAAGCAGTGGATTTTTCACTTTGTTACTCCTGGCCGTTCTTTTATTCAGCGGAGTTTTGCGCAGAAGGAAATCAACAGGTATGAGAAGAAGATTTCATTACAAGACGGCATTTGTATTTTTGGGATTTGTGTTATTGCATGTATTTGTTTGATTGTTCAATTCAAAGTAATAAAATAGC includes the following:
- a CDS encoding MurR/RpiR family transcriptional regulator, which translates into the protein MNKKTMSQMIKDSFPTLSPGQRKAAEFIMEHADEAVLLTAFQVGRSAGVSETTVIRLAYALGFSGYSEMQDRIRKEWLAGKQHDTIDPSEEDAAKENLFKRVIDQEREILRQLLDQVDERELWKAIDALIQADRVYIGGFGSSFAAAYWFYYTLKQMRVNVYISGLHGFLPEDVCDLTEQSAVVIFSFPRYRKETLKLALFAERKGSGVIAITDRQLSPIGQLAAVTLTTNELMDSGHHSIASVISLLEVLVAGIEERNHENIAKRQQDLEVLYSNMELFIE
- a CDS encoding DUF294 nucleotidyltransferase-like domain-containing protein, translating into MESSFNSYQSLKKWKDEQILRYRSDPSALNDFHDSIMKEVFRIALERIKIERASSWKFAWFTMGSSGRREQGFLSDQDHGLVFEPGADEAEVYFLELGEEISKGLQAVGYPYCEGNVMSSNPLWCKSFSEWNEQIHAWIQEESLQTIRNLHIFYDSRVLAGEEKYIAELKSFITVNIQKSPHLLTRMMETTMHMKKSVGPFGQLLTEEKGSHQGELDLKYSAFIPYVNAVRILAVKEGIQATSTIARINKVMKINEYEGMGKYRNNFAALLKWRLQSYRQTDTYDDTHYIQLKTLSISERNELRDILKDAKKLHQFVVRTIQKGAG
- the menC gene encoding o-succinylbenzoate synthase, which encodes MEIKSIVLRHVKMELLNPFTTSVGTEVDKDFILVEVKSKSGQSGWAESVSIMEPIYNEETVKTNWHIMSDHLIPILFASEIRHPDDVSEAFRPIKGNFNAKAALEGAVWDLYARESGISLSKALGGEKEKIEVGVSVGIQESEIKMLKQIEGYVNEGYQRIKVKIKPDWDVHILKAIRAQFPDIKLMADANCAYTLNDIDHLQRMEEFNLMMIEQPLDHDDIIDHAKLQSHLNTPICLDESIHTFEDARKAIELGSCRIINLKIGRVGGLTESRKIHDLCRDHNIPMWCGGMLEAGIGRAHNLAITSLSNFTLPGDTAPSSHYWKEDIIEPEVTMDNGFIFVPQGPGIGYEPNRCKIEDVTLYSRTFSKK
- a CDS encoding YjiH family protein, giving the protein MSSLSKKIIKEKETASYTSGDYLKFLIPSLIGVLLFMVPIQGEDGITIPVAYLANQINGLLGASIPAITVTIMALSVIGSLIAVIFKPAFILNSPYLNKLLNVSKFWVAARLLGTVFAIITLFEIGLEPVYSENTGALLIYDLIPILFTTFLLAGLLLPLLLNFGLLEFFGALLIKVMRPVFKLPGRSSLDCLASWVGDGTIGVLLTTKQYEEGYYTKREAAVVATTFSVVSITFTIVIIQYLNLEQYFIHYYLTIVLAGLVAAVVMPRIPPLSRKADTAYEGTVMKEETSIPSHTTPVKWGLNNAIKKARTNNSAAAVVKEGFENVLDMWMGVLPIVMAIGTVALVIAEFTPAFTILGKPFEPILALMQIPEAAEAAQTMVVGFADMFLPAVIGSGIESEMTRFVIACVSVTQLVYMSEMGGLLLGSNLPVSIKDLILIFLLRTMITLPIVAAVAHIIF
- a CDS encoding ammonium transporter → MDATFLMNSLWVMLGAILVIFMLGGFIMLEAGSTRMKNAGHIAGKTIFTFGLSSLVFWALGFGFIFGDHANFLVGLSSFFYSGAELEGMSLSSSVFFVFQLAFAGISITIALGGFAERAKLSVYLIFTVLFCAIVYPVIAHWVWGGGWLAEHGKQDFAGSTVVHLTGAMAALAATILLKPRIGKFNQDGSANNIYGHNQVYTALGVLILWVGWFGFNAGSTLTVEDGFFGFVALNTNLAAGAGAVAALFISWVVMGKSDVPTMLNGALAGLVAITASCAFVDTWAAVVIGFVSGILVFYSVRFFEKRKIDDPIFALSVHGAAGVWGTLSTGFFTTPELASVGKPGLFYGGGFEQLGVQLMGVAASGLYAFAVSFIILAVAGKVLRGLRVTEEEEIMGLDLSEHGSYGYPEVFMADENKKISS
- a CDS encoding GNAT family N-acetyltransferase — protein: MKQEALTSLVIKNLHTVKDLEAVYELEARIWSVEEAVPVNHTVATVKNGGFVLGAFLEEELVGFQYSFPGFDGTKAYLCSHSLGIHPEYRASGIGEKLKYAQKQTALEKGYDLISWTYDPLETVNANLNLHKLGAECTQYIENAYGEMSDHMNAGIPSDRFLVEWRIQDEGPVRQLSAEILPRALETGVAGGLAVPGSLNLDYENEKILIPVPGNFQEIKKRDFELALKWRKSTKEAFAHYLSKGWIVTDLIKDEAAESQYLYLLEKR
- a CDS encoding exonuclease domain-containing protein yields the protein MRFHPFVQFVRGIQGKLQTNMLGGINGQNPQHIAFIRQMQRELENADLKAIPLGNLDVVVFDIETTGFYPDKGDQIISIGAVKTISGKVSEDCFYSLVHFDKSLPSEIKELTGLYESDLEKAPPLSGVLISFLEFVKEMPLVAHHANHEKSFMQYSSWKLFHTPFKHRILDTSFLYRIADPNKPLRKLEDLCEFYGIPVKGRHHALGDAKLTALLWCRLIEEVHKSGCSNLKEVYERLARLS
- a CDS encoding alpha/beta-type small acid-soluble spore protein, with product MARNKLLVPGAGNVLDQMKQEIANEFGVQLGADTTARANGSVGGEMTKRLVAMAEQQLKNQQNQ
- a CDS encoding helix-turn-helix transcriptional regulator, with the protein product MNKEIIKVIRKSYNMTQRDFARVVSCSFSLIALVEVGKRRVTADLENKIKIAFDLDDQQMQSLASLVSEISKAPPFM